The following are encoded in a window of Salinibacter grassmerensis genomic DNA:
- a CDS encoding nucleoside deaminase: MSDAVDALDHERFVRAAIDEAASAQDAGNPPFGAVLVGPTGTVLDRAGNTEGHTGDCTGHAETNLVRVASQEYEPERLEKTTLYASTEPCAMCAGAIFWARIGRVVFGLRAERLYEMKGDSGRQLALPCEEVLARGNHKAEVIGPVLEDEAAAVFDL; the protein is encoded by the coding sequence ATGTCCGACGCCGTCGACGCCCTCGATCACGAGCGGTTCGTCCGGGCCGCCATCGACGAAGCCGCCTCGGCCCAAGACGCCGGAAACCCGCCTTTCGGCGCTGTGCTGGTGGGCCCGACCGGGACGGTCCTGGACCGTGCCGGCAATACGGAGGGCCACACGGGGGACTGCACGGGGCACGCCGAGACCAATCTCGTCCGCGTCGCCTCTCAAGAATACGAGCCGGAGCGGCTCGAGAAGACCACCCTCTACGCCAGCACAGAGCCGTGCGCAATGTGCGCCGGGGCGATCTTCTGGGCCCGCATCGGGCGCGTCGTATTTGGGCTGCGCGCCGAGCGCCTCTACGAGATGAAGGGGGATTCGGGACGCCAGCTTGCCCTTCCCTGCGAGGAGGTGCTTGCACGGGGCAACCATAAGGCCGAGGTGATCGGCCCTGTGCTGGAAGACGAGGCGGCAGCGGTATTTGATCTCTAG